Proteins from a genomic interval of Ndongobacter massiliensis:
- the rsfS gene encoding ribosome silencing factor — translation MNEQRSNDRAVRGTAEEKSKRAIIEKAADDKLGGNIRAIDIDPSAGICDQFVVITARNKNHAQALADTIEQKLAEAGYAVRSTEGFREGEWILLDCDELIVHIFTAEQRAYYALEDLWK, via the coding sequence ATGAACGAACAACGGAGCAATGACAGGGCAGTGCGAGGTACGGCGGAGGAAAAAAGTAAACGCGCTATTATTGAAAAAGCGGCAGATGATAAATTGGGTGGAAATATCCGCGCAATCGATATTGACCCGTCGGCGGGCATCTGCGATCAGTTTGTGGTGATTACGGCACGCAATAAAAATCATGCGCAGGCGCTTGCGGACACGATTGAACAAAAATTGGCGGAAGCCGGCTATGCCGTGCGCAGTACGGAAGGATTTCGCGAGGGGGAATGGATTTTACTGGATTGCGACGAATTGATCGTGCATATTTTCACAGCAGAACAGCGCGCCTATTACGCCCTGGAGGACCTCTGGAAGTAA
- the rnr gene encoding ribonuclease R, translating to MDLREFLLEYFRGHTYHPMRAKKIAEHFGLRQEARLAFYELLDDMLAKGELRSTKKGRLRAADAHVGKRGKANGVKGTPKEQESVIKESTTVQQSDVKGGRKKEEGVIEKSTKTQHPGTKDAPKKEVDTVEESTKVQQSGADSAPKKNEGVLRGNARGFAFFISDDPQEPDAFIPASELNGALHGDRVRIRITKRGDKEHNWNPEGRVQRVLQREGRPIVGTFYRQNRMAYVVPDSKNYFRNIRVEERDAAGAKNEDKVVVCITEYPRDDGNPQGRITEVLGALDEKGVDITSVARKFELPYEFSDAALQEAEVMPDAVDVAAMRGRRDFRKLHTVTMDGADAKDFDDAISIEKRGRFYNLYVHIADVSHYVKEGSALDRDAYERGNSVYLLDRVIPMLPEKLSNGICSLNPGVDRLTMTTQMTVNEKGEVVDYRFFRSVIRSDYRLVYDEVSDYLENGKVFSEDKKLCKQLNLMQELFQILAEKRRARGTLDFDLPETMISLDENGVPKRVGWSERRVANRIIEEFMILNNEVVGTHFYQKKLPFVYRVHENPSEEKVERLNQALYAFHYDPLPPVPQPADLRRILEQAAGKKEEHVLNMLVLTSMAKAAYRPVAHAHFGLAAAHYSHFTSPIRRYADLMAHRLLKALLDGKPVLKEDIGTRLEEPCKHISQTEIQAEDAERDVVDMKCAEYMANHVGEVWPATVSSLTNFGVFLTLSNSIEGLAHFRDMTDDYYSYDSERFVVKGENTGRKIRYGEEYSVLITKSSPEMREIDFQIQWPENGSPSEKKFEPEKKCEPKKRSEPEKKCEPEKKSEQGIFERSMQKPDHSETQREAGHPEQCGETNIFHKEERARAEKSARGDRQKTVQKGNRPTNGRQTRGGKVARTFAQFFGKRPKNWKGAAMSESAKPRQAASKAQKESRNR from the coding sequence ATGGATTTACGCGAGTTTTTATTGGAATATTTTCGAGGTCATACCTATCACCCGATGCGCGCGAAGAAAATTGCGGAGCATTTCGGACTGCGACAGGAAGCGCGACTCGCTTTTTATGAATTGCTGGATGATATGTTGGCAAAGGGGGAACTTCGGTCGACGAAGAAGGGGCGTTTGCGCGCCGCCGATGCGCATGTTGGTAAAAGAGGTAAGGCAAATGGCGTAAAGGGAACGCCGAAAGAACAAGAAAGCGTCATCAAGGAATCAACGACGGTACAGCAGTCCGATGTCAAGGGCGGACGAAAAAAAGAAGAGGGTGTTATCGAGAAATCAACGAAGACCCAGCATCCCGGGACCAAGGACGCGCCGAAAAAAGAGGTGGATACCGTCGAGGAATCAACAAAGGTCCAGCAGTCCGGTGCCGATAGTGCGCCGAAAAAAAATGAAGGCGTACTTCGCGGCAATGCGCGCGGATTTGCTTTTTTTATTTCCGATGATCCGCAGGAGCCGGATGCTTTTATTCCCGCTTCGGAGTTGAACGGTGCACTGCACGGCGATCGCGTACGGATCCGCATTACAAAACGGGGTGACAAAGAGCACAACTGGAACCCGGAGGGGCGCGTGCAGCGCGTTCTTCAGCGCGAAGGACGCCCCATTGTCGGGACATTTTATCGGCAGAATCGCATGGCTTATGTGGTGCCGGATTCCAAAAATTATTTTCGCAACATTCGGGTTGAAGAACGCGATGCGGCGGGGGCGAAAAATGAAGATAAAGTGGTGGTGTGCATTACCGAGTATCCGCGGGATGATGGCAATCCCCAAGGGCGCATCACGGAAGTCCTCGGCGCGTTGGATGAAAAAGGCGTCGATATTACGTCGGTGGCGCGCAAGTTTGAATTGCCGTATGAATTCAGCGACGCGGCGCTTCAGGAAGCAGAGGTAATGCCGGATGCGGTGGATGTTGCCGCGATGCGCGGTCGGCGCGATTTTCGCAAGCTGCATACGGTGACAATGGACGGCGCGGACGCAAAAGACTTTGATGACGCAATTTCTATTGAAAAGCGGGGGAGGTTCTACAACCTGTACGTCCACATTGCGGATGTCTCACACTATGTGAAGGAAGGCTCCGCGTTGGACCGCGATGCCTATGAACGAGGAAATTCCGTCTATTTGTTGGATCGTGTAATTCCGATGTTGCCGGAAAAGCTCTCCAACGGGATATGCTCGCTCAATCCGGGGGTGGATCGCCTGACGATGACGACGCAGATGACGGTCAATGAGAAGGGAGAAGTGGTCGATTATCGATTTTTCCGCAGTGTCATCCGATCCGATTATCGTTTGGTTTATGACGAGGTTTCTGATTATCTGGAAAACGGCAAAGTATTTTCGGAAGATAAAAAGCTCTGCAAACAATTGAATTTGATGCAGGAATTATTTCAAATTCTTGCCGAAAAGCGCCGGGCACGTGGGACGCTTGATTTTGATTTGCCGGAGACGATGATTTCACTGGATGAAAACGGAGTGCCCAAGCGCGTGGGCTGGAGTGAGCGGCGCGTCGCCAATCGCATTATTGAAGAGTTTATGATTTTGAACAATGAGGTCGTCGGTACGCATTTTTATCAAAAGAAATTGCCTTTTGTGTACCGTGTACACGAGAACCCAAGCGAAGAAAAGGTGGAACGTTTGAATCAGGCCCTCTATGCCTTCCATTATGATCCGCTTCCGCCCGTGCCGCAGCCCGCTGATTTGCGTCGCATTTTGGAACAGGCGGCGGGTAAGAAAGAGGAACATGTGTTGAATATGCTCGTCTTGACAAGCATGGCAAAGGCGGCATACCGTCCGGTCGCACATGCCCACTTTGGCTTGGCAGCGGCGCATTATTCACACTTTACGTCGCCGATTCGGCGTTATGCAGATTTAATGGCGCATCGCTTGCTCAAGGCGCTTTTGGACGGGAAGCCAGTTTTGAAAGAGGACATTGGAACCCGTCTGGAGGAACCGTGTAAGCACATATCCCAGACAGAGATTCAGGCGGAGGATGCCGAGCGCGATGTGGTGGATATGAAGTGTGCGGAGTATATGGCCAATCACGTGGGCGAGGTCTGGCCGGCAACGGTCAGTTCGCTGACGAATTTTGGAGTCTTTCTCACGCTGTCGAACAGTATTGAAGGTTTGGCACATTTTCGTGATATGACGGATGATTACTATTCGTATGATTCGGAAAGATTTGTCGTCAAGGGAGAAAACACGGGGCGAAAAATCCGTTATGGCGAAGAGTATTCCGTTTTGATCACAAAATCGAGTCCGGAAATGCGCGAGATTGATTTTCAGATTCAGTGGCCGGAAAACGGGTCGCCGTCGGAAAAGAAGTTCGAACCCGAAAAGAAGTGCGAGCCTAAAAAAAGGTCCGAGCCTGAAAAGAAGTGCGAGCCTGAAAAAAAGTCCGAGCAGGGTATCTTTGAAAGATCCATGCAAAAACCGGATCATTCCGAGACACAAAGAGAAGCAGGTCACCCGGAACAATGCGGCGAAACCAATATTTTTCACAAAGAAGAACGCGCGCGGGCGGAGAAGTCGGCGCGCGGGGATCGACAAAAGACGGTACAAAAAGGGAATCGACCGACAAATGGCCGGCAGACGCGAGGCGGGAAAGTAGCCCGAACGTTTGCGCAATTCTTCGGTAAGCGGCCGAAGAATTGGAAGGGTGCGGCGATGTCGGAAAGTGCAAAACCGCGACAGGCGGCGTCAAAGGCGCAAAAAGAAAGCAGAAATCGATGA
- a CDS encoding ComEA family DNA-binding protein yields the protein MEKQRERRWLLVGTALFIALGSLKMYRDAKKKSDVFSEDSFARETNSEQSGTLRADSSAEARSDADPRDGGSAEDRRQEKRTTGVETELLYVHVAGRVKEPGLYTFHPGARIDDAIRNAGGFCEDADADALNLSMKLADEMKIVVPEKSTETAAEGQAEEDTPPGEGASEPIIQRPDTAEADPTQSRQKIDLNTATLEELMTLPSVGEKRARDIIAYRSQKPFSSIEELKEIAGFGEKTFAKLRDYIEIR from the coding sequence ATGGAAAAACAACGAGAACGTCGCTGGCTTTTGGTCGGCACAGCGCTTTTTATTGCGCTGGGCTCCTTGAAAATGTACCGGGACGCGAAGAAAAAATCGGATGTGTTTTCCGAAGATTCGTTCGCAAGGGAGACAAATTCCGAACAAAGCGGCACATTGCGCGCGGATTCAAGCGCAGAGGCACGCAGCGATGCCGATCCAAGAGACGGTGGCAGCGCCGAAGATCGGCGGCAGGAGAAACGCACAACCGGCGTGGAAACCGAACTTCTGTATGTCCATGTTGCGGGACGCGTAAAAGAACCGGGTCTGTACACATTTCATCCGGGGGCACGTATTGATGATGCCATCCGAAACGCCGGTGGATTTTGCGAAGATGCCGATGCAGATGCGCTGAATCTGTCAATGAAATTGGCGGATGAAATGAAAATTGTCGTTCCCGAGAAGAGCACAGAGACCGCTGCGGAAGGGCAAGCAGAGGAGGACACGCCGCCCGGGGAAGGTGCGTCAGAACCGATTATACAAAGGCCCGATACCGCGGAGGCGGATCCGACGCAGAGCAGACAGAAGATCGATTTGAACACGGCAACGCTAGAAGAATTGATGACCTTGCCATCCGTGGGAGAAAAGCGGGCAAGGGATATCATTGCATATCGCTCGCAAAAGCCATTTTCAAGTATTGAGGAACTCAAGGAAATCGCCGGGTTCGGAGAGAAGACATTCGCGAAATTGCGTGATTATATCGAGATTCGTTGA
- a CDS encoding YhbY family RNA-binding protein gives MLRGKQRSALKALANPLRATVIVGKQGLTETVFRQIDEQLAANELVKITVLDTADRTAKELAQELCEKAGAEFVSQLGSKLVLYRAADPPVIVLEK, from the coding sequence ATGTTACGAGGAAAACAAAGAAGTGCCTTAAAGGCCTTGGCAAACCCGCTGCGCGCCACGGTGATTGTCGGAAAGCAGGGGCTGACGGAGACAGTGTTTCGGCAAATTGACGAGCAGCTGGCAGCAAATGAATTGGTGAAGATTACCGTTCTCGATACCGCCGATCGGACGGCAAAAGAATTGGCGCAGGAATTGTGTGAAAAGGCGGGTGCGGAGTTCGTATCGCAGCTGGGCTCCAAGCTGGTGTTGTACCGCGCGGCAGATCCGCCTGTGATTGTACTGGAAAAGTAG
- a CDS encoding GtrA family protein encodes MEKIRQWVVRRREVFSYLFFGVLTTVVNYIVYGLATRIFAINYLIANALAWLFAVLFAYFTNRRWVFQSRTAGLRAQGLEFLRFVGGRVASLGVDMGIMFLGITVLQLAAYDFWVKTVAQVFVVVSNYAISKYFVFRGK; translated from the coding sequence ATGGAAAAAATTCGACAGTGGGTCGTGCGCCGACGGGAAGTATTCTCCTATCTTTTTTTCGGCGTATTGACGACTGTGGTCAACTATATTGTCTACGGTTTGGCAACGCGCATCTTTGCAATCAACTATTTGATCGCCAATGCGCTGGCGTGGCTTTTTGCGGTGCTTTTTGCCTATTTTACAAATCGGCGCTGGGTGTTTCAGAGCCGCACGGCAGGGCTTCGAGCGCAAGGCCTTGAATTTCTGCGCTTTGTCGGCGGCCGCGTTGCCTCTCTGGGCGTCGATATGGGGATTATGTTTTTAGGCATTACGGTGCTGCAACTGGCAGCGTACGATTTTTGGGTAAAAACGGTGGCGCAGGTCTTTGTCGTGGTGTCCAATTATGCGATCAGCAAATATTTTGTGTTTCGAGGGAAATGA
- the smpB gene encoding SsrA-binding protein SmpB, translating to MNRQKDRLIANNKKAKHEYFIEKIYEAGLELVGTEVKSVRLGKVSVKESYVQVKNGQAWVYRMHISPYEHGNIYNVDPVRPRRLLLHKKEIRQLEEGMTRDGYTIVPLSVNLRRGLVKLDIALAKGKKLYDKRQVAAEKDAKRSMERALRQR from the coding sequence ATGAATCGGCAAAAAGATCGTTTGATTGCCAATAATAAGAAGGCGAAACACGAGTATTTTATTGAAAAAATTTATGAAGCCGGATTGGAATTGGTCGGTACGGAAGTCAAGAGCGTCCGTCTCGGCAAGGTTTCAGTCAAAGAGAGTTACGTGCAGGTAAAAAACGGACAGGCGTGGGTATACAGGATGCATATCAGCCCGTATGAGCACGGGAACATCTATAATGTCGATCCTGTTCGACCGCGGCGGTTGCTTCTGCATAAGAAAGAAATTCGGCAGTTGGAAGAGGGGATGACGCGGGATGGCTACACGATCGTGCCGCTGTCCGTCAATTTGCGGCGTGGGTTGGTAAAATTGGATATTGCCCTGGCAAAGGGCAAAAAATTGTACGACAAGCGCCAAGTGGCGGCGGAGAAGGATGCCAAGCGCAGTATGGAGCGGGCGCTGCGGCAGCGATAG
- the asnA gene encoding aspartate--ammonia ligase produces the protein MESYIPEGYRSNPDLKRTQLAIKCIKDTFERALAQRLNLLRVSAPLFVAAGSGLNDDLTGWESPVRFTYPESEGVFSTAEIVQSLAKWKRFALRQYDFDIDTGLYTDMDAIRPNEIPDATHSIYVDQWDWEKVIRAEDRTKEYLRETVREIFAALCDLASVLSRQFGAGDDLLPKEISFITSQALEDRFPAFSPQERERAIAQEKKLVFVEEIGYPLHSGKPHDLRSPDYDDWRLNGDLLAWSPILDDVLELSSMGIRVSPQTLREQLSASHHTERSHLPYHQTLLAGDLPQTIGGGIGQSRLCMFFLQKTHIGEVQASLWPAAMRQNLAARGIHLL, from the coding sequence ATGGAATCCTACATCCCGGAAGGCTATCGATCCAATCCTGATTTGAAACGAACGCAACTTGCCATTAAATGTATCAAAGATACTTTTGAGCGCGCATTAGCCCAAAGACTGAATCTGCTGCGCGTCTCCGCTCCGCTCTTCGTCGCAGCGGGCAGCGGCTTAAACGATGATTTAACGGGTTGGGAAAGCCCGGTGCGCTTTACCTATCCCGAAAGCGAAGGCGTCTTCTCCACGGCTGAAATTGTACAATCGTTGGCGAAATGGAAGCGCTTCGCTCTGCGACAATATGATTTTGACATTGATACCGGTCTGTACACCGATATGGATGCCATTCGCCCCAATGAAATCCCAGATGCCACCCATTCCATTTATGTCGATCAATGGGACTGGGAAAAAGTCATTCGCGCCGAGGATCGCACAAAAGAATACCTGCGGGAAACCGTGCGGGAAATTTTTGCCGCACTGTGCGACCTTGCTTCCGTCCTTTCTCGACAATTCGGTGCCGGCGACGACTTGTTGCCGAAGGAGATTTCTTTCATCACCAGTCAAGCATTGGAAGATCGCTTTCCCGCATTTTCACCCCAAGAAAGAGAACGCGCGATCGCTCAAGAGAAAAAGCTGGTTTTTGTGGAAGAAATCGGCTATCCGCTGCATTCCGGAAAGCCGCATGACCTTCGCTCTCCGGATTACGACGATTGGCGTCTCAACGGAGATCTGTTGGCATGGTCGCCCATTCTGGACGATGTGCTGGAACTCTCGAGTATGGGTATTCGCGTCAGTCCGCAAACATTGCGCGAGCAACTGTCCGCCTCCCATCACACAGAACGCAGTCATCTGCCCTACCACCAAACGCTGTTAGCCGGCGATCTGCCGCAGACGATCGGCGGAGGCATCGGGCAAAGCCGGCTTTGTATGTTCTTTTTACAAAAAACGCACATCGGTGAAGTGCAGGCGTCTCTTTGGCCTGCTGCAATGCGGCAGAATCTTGCTGCACGCGGCATTCACCTTTTATAG
- the nadD gene encoding nicotinate-nucleotide adenylyltransferase, translating to MAKQRRIGIYGGTFDPIHMGHLIAAEQARIHFALDEVRFLPNGKPPHKMGPCATKAQRVEMLRRAIVPNPYFSMDLREVESKRPSYSYETMHTLRAENPDEHLFFLMGEDSLLEIESWYRWQDLLQCVEPVVLCRPQPAGQKPKGNLQEKIAVLRAQGFTVHALTRYPVQISSSEIRSDLRQGKSVRYLVPDAVFSYIQEEGIYV from the coding sequence ATGGCGAAACAGCGACGGATTGGAATTTACGGCGGAACCTTTGATCCCATTCACATGGGGCATCTCATTGCGGCAGAGCAGGCACGCATTCACTTTGCGCTGGATGAAGTGCGATTTTTACCGAACGGAAAGCCGCCGCATAAAATGGGACCTTGCGCAACGAAGGCGCAGCGGGTGGAGATGTTGCGCCGCGCCATTGTACCAAATCCTTATTTTTCCATGGATTTACGGGAAGTGGAATCGAAGCGGCCGAGCTATTCCTATGAAACGATGCATACCTTGCGAGCGGAGAATCCCGATGAGCATCTGTTTTTTCTCATGGGAGAGGACAGTTTGCTGGAAATTGAGTCATGGTATCGTTGGCAAGATTTATTACAGTGTGTTGAGCCGGTGGTTCTTTGCCGTCCGCAGCCGGCGGGGCAGAAACCGAAGGGAAATTTGCAGGAAAAAATAGCGGTGCTTCGCGCACAGGGCTTTACGGTACATGCGCTGACGCGTTATCCGGTGCAAATTTCCTCGTCGGAGATTCGATCTGATCTGCGGCAGGGAAAAAGTGTGCGCTATCTGGTGCCGGATGCCGTTTTTTCCTACATCCAGGAAGAGGGAATCTATGTGTGA
- a CDS encoding metalloregulator ArsR/SmtB family transcription factor, with translation MGGKELTDATLEAVRRKLPEEQLMLRLADFFSVFGDSTRMQIIAALRYREMNVGEIAAVVNLSVSAVSHQLKTLRQKDLVRTRREGKYIYYRLSDEHVISIYDMGWNHLTERVKFRHEKNV, from the coding sequence ATGGGCGGAAAAGAGTTGACAGATGCGACGCTGGAAGCCGTGCGGCGAAAGCTGCCGGAGGAACAGCTCATGTTGCGACTTGCCGATTTTTTTTCCGTATTCGGTGACTCGACGCGGATGCAGATCATCGCAGCGCTGCGTTATCGGGAAATGAATGTGGGAGAAATCGCTGCCGTTGTAAACTTATCGGTTTCGGCAGTGTCTCATCAGTTGAAGACATTGCGTCAAAAGGACCTGGTGCGGACAAGGCGCGAAGGAAAATATATTTATTACAGGTTGTCGGATGAACACGTGATAAGTATCTACGATATGGGTTGGAATCATTTAACGGAAAGGGTAAAGTTCAGACATGAAAAAAACGTATAA
- the secG gene encoding preprotein translocase subunit SecG, whose protein sequence is MMETFFVVLLVIVSVLIIVATLAMEPKTQGAGSAYGQETNVFGKSAHQSRDRMLQKITIICSLVFMISLIAILAIR, encoded by the coding sequence ATGATGGAGACATTTTTTGTTGTGCTCTTGGTTATCGTGAGCGTGCTGATAATCGTAGCCACGCTGGCGATGGAACCGAAGACACAGGGCGCAGGGTCCGCCTATGGGCAAGAGACCAATGTGTTTGGTAAATCCGCACATCAATCAAGGGATCGTATGTTACAAAAGATTACGATCATCTGTTCCTTGGTATTCATGATCAGTCTGATTGCCATTTTAGCAATTCGCTGA
- the yqeK gene encoding bis(5'-nucleosyl)-tetraphosphatase (symmetrical) YqeK, translating into MCEDVERLFEPVGEEDRAFLQEKPYNGWKNQLERDLSAHRYRHVLGVVKVAAALADYYGVDVEQARMAAFLHDCAKKNERAYYERLEKMGKLDGLSYERTPIFHAKIGSLAARWIFGVKEVSVCRAIAAHTTGCVGMDDLAKILFYADLVEPGRDFPGVEALREMAFDGLNAAVLAAMDRTLLHLLKAHCIIAVEGVQARNALLQEQKMENGVKEYENGNERTTEQ; encoded by the coding sequence ATGTGTGAAGATGTCGAGCGACTTTTTGAACCTGTTGGGGAAGAGGATCGGGCCTTTTTACAGGAAAAACCTTATAACGGGTGGAAAAATCAATTAGAGCGTGATTTATCCGCTCATCGCTATCGCCATGTGCTGGGCGTGGTGAAAGTGGCGGCGGCGCTTGCTGATTACTACGGCGTGGATGTAGAACAAGCGCGCATGGCGGCGTTTCTTCACGATTGTGCCAAAAAAAATGAACGCGCGTACTATGAGCGGCTGGAAAAAATGGGCAAGTTGGACGGACTTTCCTACGAGCGGACGCCGATTTTTCACGCAAAAATCGGATCTTTGGCGGCGCGGTGGATTTTCGGTGTGAAAGAAGTATCCGTCTGCCGCGCCATTGCCGCCCATACGACCGGCTGTGTGGGCATGGATGATCTGGCAAAGATTCTGTTCTATGCCGATCTGGTAGAACCCGGACGCGACTTTCCGGGCGTGGAGGCACTTCGGGAAATGGCATTTGACGGGTTGAATGCAGCGGTTCTTGCAGCGATGGACCGGACGTTGTTGCACTTGCTCAAAGCGCACTGCATTATTGCCGTTGAAGGCGTGCAAGCGCGCAATGCCTTGTTGCAGGAACAAAAGATGGAAAATGGAGTAAAGGAGTACGAAAACGGGAATGAACGAACAACGGAGCAATGA
- a CDS encoding cation transporter has product MKKTYKLKNLDCANCAAKMGEKISTLPGVQAKVNFMLAKLTVEAEADVQPDKKVLQEIISTIESDCEIL; this is encoded by the coding sequence ATGAAAAAAACGTATAAACTGAAGAATTTGGATTGTGCGAATTGTGCGGCCAAAATGGGTGAAAAGATTTCTACATTGCCCGGCGTACAGGCAAAAGTCAATTTTATGTTGGCGAAGCTGACGGTGGAAGCTGAGGCAGATGTGCAGCCGGATAAGAAGGTTTTGCAGGAGATCATAAGTACAATCGAATCTGACTGTGAGATTTTGTAA